In Brachybacterium fresconis, the genomic stretch CCGACGCCCTGATCGCGAACGGGGCGGACTCGGTCATCATCGCGACCACCCACGCGATCCTCTCGGACCCCGCGACGGAGCGCCTCAAGTCCAGCGCGGTGCGCGAGATCGTGTGCACCAACACGCTGCCGGTGCCGGCGGAGAAGCAGTTCGATCGCCTCACCCAGCTGTCGATCGCGCCGCTGCTGGCGCGGGCGATCCGGGCGGTCTTCGACGACGGCTCGGTCACCAGCCTGTTCGACGGCGAGGTCTGACCCCGGTGATCTGATCACCCGGCCCGATCACCCGGCCCGAGCGCGCGGCGCCGGCATCGAGAACGACGTTCGGAACACCTTCCGTCACGGAAAGTGTTCCGAACGTCGTTCTCGTGTCGTGGCCCACGGCCACCGTGGGTCGGCTTCCGTGGGCCGGCTGCCACGAGCCGGCCACCGCAGGTCGGGCGATCGTCGTCACGTCCGCGCCGGCACCGCGGGCTCACCGTGCTAATCTCACCGGGTCACTTCGGCGAGGGAGCGGGCACCAGCCCGTTCCGTGATCGACGCGGTGCGGATCTCCGGGAGCTCCTGCTCCCAGTGCCCCGTGGCGTCGCTCATCGTCGAGCACCAGCAACCACGAGGAGCACCCATCATGGCTGAGAAGCTGAACGTCGAACTGCGCGAGGACTTCGGCAAGGGCGCTGCCCGCCGTCTCCGCGCCGATCAGCGCATCCCCGCCGTCCTGTACGGCCACGGCGAGGCCCCGCTGCACCTCTCCCTGCCCAACCACGAGACCGCTCTGATCGCGCGCAACCCCAACGCGCTGCTCGAGCTCGGCCTCGCCGACGGCACCCAGCACCTGGCCCTGATCAAGGAGATCCAGCGTCACCCGCTCAAGCGGAGCCTGACCCACCTCGACCTCATCACCGTCCGCCGCGGCGAGAAGGTCGAGGTCGACATCCCGGTCATCCTGTCCGGCGAGCCGGTCGCCCCGGCCATCGCCATGGTCGACCTGCAGACGCTGACGCTGTCCGTCGACGCGCTCCACGTGCCCGAGCACATCGAGATCTCGGTCGAGGACGCCGAGGAGGGCTACCAGCTCTTCGCCGGTGACGTCATCCTGCCGGGCGACGCCGAGCTGGTCACGGACGCCGAGATCCTCGTCGCCTCCGTCGAGATGCCGCGCGTCGAGCCCGCGCCCGAGGATGAGGAGTCCGAGGAGACGGCCGGGGAGAGCGCCGAGGAGTCCGAGGAGGACGCCGAGCAGGAGTGACCCGATCGAGCAGGCCGTGAGGCGCTGCGGTCCGAGTCCTCGACCACGGGTCCACGGCGCATCGGCCCGCTCGTTTCCTCACACCCATCGTCCGGGGCGTCGCGCGCTGCGTGGCGCCCCGGTACGGTATCCGGGGCCGGTGGGCGCTGGGCGCTGGGCGCTGGGCGCTGGGCGCACAGCGCAGAGCGCACAGCGCAGAGCGCACAGCGCAGAGCGCACAGCGGGAGGCACCGGCCGGGACCAGGCCGCGCCGGGTGGGATGCTCGGTGCCGGCGTCGACGCTGCAGCGAGGAGCAGTCCATGACCGTGAGCGATTCTCGTCCCGGCCCGTACCTGGTGGTGGGGCTTGGCAACCCCGGCCCGAAGTACGCCTCGACCCGGCACAACATCGGCCAGATGGTGCTGGACCATATCGCCGGCGCCGTCGGCGCCCGCTTCGCCGCGGCGCGCCGTGCTCAGGCCGTCGTGATCGAGGGACGACTGGGCCTGCCCGGCTCCGGCGAACGGGTGATCCTCGCCAAGACGACCACCTACATGAACGTCTCCGGCGGGCCCGTGAAGGCGCTCGCGTCCTACTACGACATCCCGCCCGAGCGGATCGTCGTCGTCCATGACGAGGTCGACATCCCCTTCGACACGCTCCGGATGAAGAGCGGCGGCGGCGAGGGCGGCCACAACGGGCTGCGCGACATCACCACAGCGCTCGGCACCAAGGACTACCTGCGCATCCGCGTCGGCGTGGGTCGCCCCTCAGGAGGTCGCGACACCGCCGATCACGTGCTCGCCCCCTTCTCCGCCACCGAGCGCAAGACCCTCGAACTGCTGATCTCCGACGCCGCCGACGCCGTGGAGTCCGTGGTCCTCGAGGGGCTCACCGCCTCCCAGCAACGATTCCACTCCCCAGAGGCACGATGACCACGAACACGCTCCCCGCCACGGCGACCCGCGCCCCGCTGCGCCCGCTGCTCCAGCAGCTCGCCGACGGACAGGACCTCACCTCGCTGCGGGCGCTCGTCGAGGAGGGCTCCGCCTCCGGCGAGGGCGGCAGCATCGTCGCCGCGACGGGACTGTTCCCCTTCGCCGTCGCGGACCTCGCCCGTCGCGCCACCGCCGAGAA encodes the following:
- a CDS encoding 50S ribosomal protein L25/general stress protein Ctc, which produces MAEKLNVELREDFGKGAARRLRADQRIPAVLYGHGEAPLHLSLPNHETALIARNPNALLELGLADGTQHLALIKEIQRHPLKRSLTHLDLITVRRGEKVEVDIPVILSGEPVAPAIAMVDLQTLTLSVDALHVPEHIEISVEDAEEGYQLFAGDVILPGDAELVTDAEILVASVEMPRVEPAPEDEESEETAGESAEESEEDAEQE
- the pth gene encoding aminoacyl-tRNA hydrolase, translated to MTVSDSRPGPYLVVGLGNPGPKYASTRHNIGQMVLDHIAGAVGARFAAARRAQAVVIEGRLGLPGSGERVILAKTTTYMNVSGGPVKALASYYDIPPERIVVVHDEVDIPFDTLRMKSGGGEGGHNGLRDITTALGTKDYLRIRVGVGRPSGGRDTADHVLAPFSATERKTLELLISDAADAVESVVLEGLTASQQRFHSPEAR